A single window of Pontibacillus chungwhensis DNA harbors:
- the trhO gene encoding oxygen-dependent tRNA uridine(34) hydroxylase TrhO: protein MENQDYRVLLYYQYVTIEDPEQFAKDHLTFCNELGLKGRILVAEEGINGTVSGTDEATQRYMDAMHADERFAEMPFKVDAADSHAFQKMHVRHRPELVTLRLEDNHNPNEITGEHLEPKDWMEQMQREDTIVLDARNDYEYDLGHFRGAVRPDVETFKDLPDWVRDNQEMFEGKKVMMYCTGGIRCEKFSGWMMKEGFDVAQLKGGIATYGKDPEVKGQLWDGQMFVFDDRLTVPVNQVEHTIVGEDYFTGEPAEHFANCGNPDCDRRMIMTEENEHKFMRSCSHECRTHPRNRYVEEHGLSEEDVQARLEKIEEEATVERS, encoded by the coding sequence ATGGAAAATCAAGATTACCGTGTACTACTGTATTACCAGTACGTCACAATTGAAGATCCAGAGCAGTTTGCAAAGGATCACTTAACGTTCTGTAACGAGTTAGGCTTAAAAGGTCGTATTCTCGTAGCGGAAGAAGGGATTAATGGTACCGTTTCTGGAACGGATGAAGCGACTCAAAGGTACATGGATGCCATGCATGCCGATGAGCGTTTTGCGGAGATGCCGTTTAAGGTCGATGCAGCGGATAGCCATGCGTTTCAGAAGATGCATGTGCGTCATCGCCCGGAGCTTGTTACGCTTCGCTTAGAAGACAACCATAATCCAAATGAAATTACAGGCGAGCATTTAGAGCCGAAAGACTGGATGGAACAAATGCAGCGCGAGGACACAATCGTTCTTGATGCGCGCAATGATTATGAATATGACCTCGGACACTTCCGTGGAGCCGTTCGTCCAGATGTTGAGACGTTCAAGGACCTGCCGGATTGGGTTCGTGATAACCAAGAAATGTTTGAAGGCAAGAAAGTCATGATGTACTGTACAGGCGGAATCCGCTGTGAGAAGTTCTCTGGCTGGATGATGAAAGAAGGCTTTGATGTAGCACAGCTAAAAGGTGGTATTGCTACTTACGGAAAAGATCCTGAAGTAAAAGGCCAGCTATGGGACGGGCAGATGTTTGTCTTTGATGATCGTTTGACTGTACCTGTGAACCAGGTTGAGCATACCATCGTCGGTGAGGATTACTTCACAGGTGAGCCAGCTGAACACTTTGCAAACTGCGGAAATCCTGATTGTGATCGCCGTATGATTATGACTGAAGAGAACGAGCATAAGTTCATGCGCAGCTGTAGCCATGAGTGCCGAACGCATCCGCGTAATCGTTACGTGGAAGAGCATGGACTTAGTGAGGAAGATGTGCAGGCTCGTTTAGAAAAAATAGAAGAAGAGGCCACTGTAGAACGGTCCTAA
- a CDS encoding AAA domain-containing protein yields the protein MTFATNEITSKEKAINLYSYLMDFQKLTMKPVKHVSKYTYTLWLQEAVKISSSQSFLTYTDADVLQLDKPVEPILPPVPECLQGFVSFQDEPTLKPQLKKRKLIIPEQGLGDQEWERFYAYLLIDHTHVQEAFRTYLDEVWNPWREAYQSYLHHQALYSYLFKMHQFIHKNEESFEAVLGLGLLNWPLKSVSRHLLTHPVTIKIDPESGQIEVSLANGKSMQLEDDMIEVRELPDRSYMDSLKEELNEHPLSLDEFEPIEAVLKSFVQTLSSEGTYTYEEEKDGQKQHPNVSFTPGIIIRKRSNQHYIRSFQTIRSELEKKDQLPRNVERLVRIMDDQSPRSSNQTEGPSFPLPANDEQMKIVEKLEGRDGVIVQGPPGTGKSHTIANLMSHLLTEGQKVLVTSHTANALSVLKDKLPEDLQQLCVNLLGNDKKAFQDLEAVVKEITNAREYWDEDEKQREIEKIQSELKSLKSRKTKFSQDLRTLQEQEISYHDRLHDPYQGKLQEIAKIVNANQDQFDWLTDEVDSSVQSTFTVNEMLTYARTVRKIDPLQERQLQQSYPPSKELLSRETFERIVHQEQTVKQQLIQLGHPFESKDWSVIRGLKEKEALRGKEALDEYVSSLSSIKQHESSWLNRALQDIWAERELLWRQLYDQYYKNRDRVDEAVETIQVDQLSIPEDMDEQKVLRDAESLLHHFQKNGAKKGIPGFRPKPIKQGFYILKEVTLEGSPCDTVDQLQKLVEVLQTKSIVESLKSDFEDLTGETFELKNKLAFKWLELKVMLRKLSDLHNVIECYRTLRRETDTIHLKDKDWTHTDNVYAYRDLFWASVLQSRLEELQAQVREFREQAIVPNLGDHTHPLVDALDEAITNRDVARYESVLKDIRHLELLSKEQQLAHAFESKISGVLPNLIQSIKTYPYNQWEERLPEIYEAIDWKEASIWIENLLSQTPQSLEDSIKSLESKIKNLEMRLITLESWRNCIQNITTHESSHLRAWTSSIRRVGKGTGKNAEYYKRKAQHHMEECRSAVPAWIMPMYQVAESITPEEGMFDVVIIDEASQSGPEALMFMYLAKKVIVVGDDKQISPHFVGINEDDVHALQKQYLQGVPHGDSFGVKSSFFDIANILFEGRVVLREHFRSMPEIIEFSNLISYPDTPLIPLKSYSSNRLKPVQSFYLPDGVREGKSPKVRNVQEADEIVRQIKECLNDPKYDGKTFGVISLLGHNQANMIEKKLIEEIDQKELLKRKIICGDAHKFQGDERDVIFLSMVAAPGEIRVSPLTDNKYKRSFNVAMSRAKEQVNLVHSITTEDIMNKECIRYQMLQYFKQPYEEKYKADKSLCDSQFEKDVYDHIRRKGYNVIPQYKVGGYRIDLVVEGANGRMAVECDGDYWHGIDQLENDQKRQSQLERVGWNFWRVRGSEFYLNPEKAMESLWETLDYFGIQPGEKGA from the coding sequence ATGACGTTTGCAACGAATGAGATCACCTCAAAAGAGAAAGCCATAAACTTATATTCTTATTTAATGGACTTTCAAAAATTAACGATGAAACCTGTTAAACATGTCTCGAAATATACATATACCCTTTGGTTACAGGAGGCTGTAAAAATCTCTAGTAGCCAATCTTTTCTTACTTACACTGATGCTGATGTTCTTCAATTGGACAAACCCGTTGAACCGATTCTTCCTCCAGTGCCTGAGTGCTTACAAGGGTTTGTTTCTTTTCAAGATGAACCAACCCTTAAACCTCAATTAAAGAAACGAAAACTCATCATACCGGAACAAGGGTTAGGTGATCAAGAATGGGAACGGTTTTATGCTTATCTCTTAATTGATCATACCCACGTACAAGAAGCCTTTAGAACCTATCTAGATGAGGTTTGGAACCCATGGCGAGAAGCGTACCAATCGTATCTACATCACCAAGCGTTATACTCTTACTTGTTTAAGATGCATCAGTTTATTCATAAAAACGAAGAAAGCTTTGAAGCTGTGTTAGGGCTAGGGCTACTGAATTGGCCTTTAAAGTCTGTGTCTCGTCACTTACTTACCCATCCAGTAACCATAAAGATTGACCCTGAATCCGGACAAATTGAAGTGTCTCTAGCAAATGGGAAATCGATGCAGCTAGAGGATGACATGATTGAAGTGAGAGAGCTTCCGGACCGGTCTTATATGGATTCATTGAAAGAGGAATTAAACGAGCATCCTCTTTCCCTAGATGAGTTCGAACCGATTGAGGCCGTGCTTAAAAGCTTTGTTCAAACGCTATCTTCAGAAGGGACGTACACGTACGAAGAAGAAAAGGATGGACAAAAGCAGCATCCAAACGTCTCGTTTACCCCTGGGATTATCATAAGGAAGAGATCGAATCAGCACTATATTCGGTCATTCCAAACGATTCGTTCTGAGTTAGAGAAGAAAGACCAGTTGCCGCGGAACGTGGAGCGTTTAGTAAGGATCATGGATGACCAGTCGCCTCGCTCATCTAATCAAACAGAAGGGCCATCTTTCCCGTTACCGGCAAACGACGAGCAAATGAAGATCGTGGAGAAATTAGAAGGACGAGATGGCGTGATTGTGCAAGGCCCCCCTGGGACAGGGAAGAGTCATACGATTGCGAACCTCATGTCGCACCTCCTAACAGAAGGGCAAAAGGTTCTGGTAACCAGCCATACAGCTAATGCCTTAAGTGTGTTGAAAGACAAGCTACCAGAGGACCTACAGCAATTATGTGTGAACTTACTAGGTAATGATAAGAAAGCCTTTCAAGACTTAGAAGCCGTCGTGAAGGAAATTACAAATGCGCGTGAGTACTGGGACGAGGATGAGAAGCAAAGAGAAATAGAAAAGATTCAATCGGAATTGAAAAGCCTAAAGTCCCGTAAAACTAAGTTTTCGCAGGACCTGCGCACACTACAGGAACAGGAAATTAGTTATCATGATAGGTTACATGATCCTTATCAAGGGAAGCTGCAGGAGATTGCGAAAATAGTAAACGCAAATCAGGATCAGTTTGATTGGTTAACGGATGAAGTAGATTCGAGTGTGCAGTCTACTTTCACCGTAAATGAAATGCTAACGTATGCTAGAACCGTTCGGAAAATCGATCCCTTACAAGAGCGACAACTGCAACAGTCCTATCCTCCTTCTAAGGAACTACTTTCACGAGAAACCTTTGAACGAATCGTTCACCAAGAACAAACGGTAAAACAGCAGCTGATCCAGCTTGGTCATCCATTTGAAAGTAAGGACTGGAGCGTCATCCGGGGGCTTAAAGAAAAAGAAGCGCTTCGGGGCAAAGAAGCCCTAGATGAATATGTGTCTTCTTTGTCTTCCATTAAACAGCATGAGAGTTCCTGGTTAAACCGAGCACTTCAAGACATATGGGCGGAGCGAGAATTACTTTGGAGACAGCTCTACGACCAGTACTACAAGAACCGAGATCGCGTAGATGAAGCGGTGGAGACGATACAAGTGGACCAGCTGTCTATTCCAGAAGATATGGACGAGCAGAAAGTGTTAAGGGATGCAGAGAGCTTATTGCATCACTTCCAAAAAAACGGTGCGAAAAAAGGGATTCCTGGCTTTAGGCCCAAGCCGATTAAACAAGGGTTTTATATCTTGAAGGAAGTAACGCTTGAAGGAAGTCCGTGTGATACAGTAGATCAGCTTCAGAAACTTGTCGAGGTCTTACAGACTAAGTCGATCGTTGAATCATTGAAAAGTGACTTTGAAGATCTAACGGGAGAAACCTTTGAACTTAAAAACAAACTCGCCTTCAAATGGTTAGAACTAAAAGTGATGCTTCGAAAGCTATCTGACTTACATAACGTCATTGAATGTTATCGAACGCTTAGAAGAGAAACAGATACCATTCACTTAAAGGATAAGGATTGGACCCATACGGATAACGTGTATGCGTATAGGGATTTATTTTGGGCTTCTGTATTGCAATCGAGGCTAGAAGAACTACAGGCGCAAGTAAGAGAATTCAGAGAGCAAGCGATTGTTCCTAACTTAGGTGATCACACGCATCCTCTCGTAGATGCACTTGACGAAGCGATTACGAATCGGGATGTAGCACGTTATGAGAGCGTGTTAAAAGACATTCGCCATCTTGAATTGTTGAGTAAAGAACAGCAACTAGCACATGCTTTCGAATCGAAAATAAGTGGCGTACTTCCTAACCTTATCCAGTCGATTAAGACGTACCCATACAATCAATGGGAAGAGCGACTTCCTGAAATTTACGAAGCCATCGATTGGAAGGAAGCAAGCATCTGGATTGAGAATTTGCTCAGTCAAACGCCGCAATCACTAGAAGACTCCATTAAGAGCCTAGAAAGCAAGATCAAAAACTTAGAGATGCGTCTCATTACTCTAGAGTCTTGGAGGAATTGCATTCAGAATATTACCACCCATGAGAGTTCTCATTTGAGAGCTTGGACGAGTTCAATTCGACGCGTGGGTAAAGGAACGGGTAAGAATGCGGAATATTATAAAAGGAAAGCTCAACACCATATGGAAGAATGTCGATCAGCCGTCCCAGCTTGGATCATGCCTATGTACCAGGTAGCCGAGTCGATCACACCTGAAGAAGGGATGTTCGACGTTGTTATTATTGACGAAGCCAGTCAATCTGGCCCGGAAGCTCTAATGTTTATGTACCTAGCGAAAAAAGTAATCGTGGTAGGTGATGACAAGCAGATTAGCCCTCACTTTGTTGGGATCAATGAGGACGACGTACACGCATTGCAAAAGCAGTACTTACAAGGTGTGCCCCATGGTGATAGTTTTGGGGTGAAGAGCTCATTCTTTGATATTGCCAATATCCTATTTGAAGGGCGCGTTGTGCTCCGGGAACACTTCCGTAGCATGCCGGAGATCATTGAATTCTCAAACTTAATCAGTTACCCAGATACACCACTAATTCCTTTAAAATCATATAGTTCCAATAGGCTTAAACCTGTTCAATCATTTTACTTGCCTGACGGAGTCAGAGAAGGGAAAAGTCCTAAGGTAAGAAATGTGCAAGAAGCAGATGAGATCGTTCGTCAGATTAAAGAGTGTCTTAATGATCCGAAGTACGATGGTAAAACGTTTGGCGTCATTAGTTTATTAGGGCATAACCAAGCGAATATGATTGAGAAGAAGTTAATAGAAGAAATTGATCAAAAGGAACTTTTAAAACGAAAGATCATTTGTGGAGATGCCCATAAATTCCAAGGGGATGAACGAGATGTGATCTTCTTAAGTATGGTAGCAGCCCCAGGTGAAATACGCGTGTCTCCCCTAACGGATAACAAATACAAGAGAAGTTTCAATGTGGCAATGAGCCGAGCGAAAGAACAGGTCAACCTAGTCCATTCGATTACAACGGAAGATATAATGAATAAAGAATGCATCCGTTATCAGATGCTGCAGTACTTTAAGCAACCGTATGAAGAAAAATATAAAGCGGATAAATCCTTGTGTGATTCTCAGTTCGAGAAAGATGTGTATGATCACATCAGAAGGAAAGGGTACAATGTTATCCCCCAATACAAAGTAGGTGGCTACCGAATTGACCTTGTAGTAGAAGGAGCGAATGGGAGGATGGCCGTTGAATGTGACGGAGATTATTGGCACGGAATTGATCAATTAGAGAATGACCAGAAAAGACAAAGTCAGCTAGAAAGAGTAGGGTGGAATTTCTGGAGAGTGCGTGGAAGTGAATTCTATCTCAATCCAGAGAAAGCGATGGAGTCCCTTTGGGAGACTCTAGATTATTTCGGTATACAACCCGGTGAGAAAGGGGCATAG
- a CDS encoding VOC family protein: MILGLHHAQITIPKGAEEEGKKFYCGVLGLQEKEKPESLKGRGGFWLEVGDREVHIGTEDDFDRLTTKAHLAYQVEDLSYWKRVFDQHEIEIMEGVPIPGFDRFEFRDPFGNRVEMIQELDGGVL; this comes from the coding sequence ATGATACTCGGATTACATCATGCTCAAATTACGATTCCTAAAGGAGCAGAAGAAGAGGGTAAGAAATTTTATTGCGGTGTTCTTGGTCTACAAGAGAAGGAAAAGCCTGAATCCTTAAAAGGGCGCGGGGGATTCTGGTTGGAAGTTGGAGATCGGGAGGTTCACATCGGGACAGAGGATGATTTTGATCGGCTCACGACAAAAGCTCATTTAGCTTACCAGGTGGAGGACCTGTCCTACTGGAAGCGTGTGTTCGACCAGCATGAAATTGAAATCATGGAAGGCGTTCCGATTCCAGGTTTCGATCGGTTCGAATTTAGAGATCCGTTTGGGAACAGGGTTGAAATGATTCAAGAATTAGATGGAGGGGTGTTATGA
- a CDS encoding GNAT family N-acetyltransferase has translation MNLVIRNAVESDYESLVPLFSQVHDLHVSLRPDLYNAHSNPVGQELFEQQLNDDTHHIFVATIDDDIVGVIVTKVEEIAENSFVKARKVLMINSLAVEEGHRKKGIGRKLTEYAFDLGRSLSVDGIELGVSEANTAAIEFYESLGMKTKSRKMEILFD, from the coding sequence ATGAATCTAGTCATTCGGAACGCGGTAGAAAGCGATTACGAGTCATTGGTGCCTTTGTTTAGCCAGGTTCATGACTTGCACGTGTCGCTCAGGCCAGATTTGTATAATGCTCATTCAAATCCAGTTGGGCAAGAACTCTTTGAACAGCAATTGAATGATGATACCCACCATATTTTTGTCGCTACAATAGACGATGATATCGTCGGAGTGATCGTGACGAAGGTAGAAGAAATAGCCGAGAATTCTTTTGTAAAGGCAAGGAAAGTTTTAATGATCAACAGTTTAGCCGTTGAAGAAGGGCACCGGAAGAAAGGGATTGGAAGAAAGCTAACCGAGTATGCTTTTGATCTTGGTCGGAGTCTTTCTGTTGATGGGATCGAACTCGGAGTTTCTGAGGCAAATACAGCTGCAATTGAATTTTACGAGTCCTTAGGAATGAAAACGAAGAGTCGGAAAATGGAAATTCTATTTGATTAG
- a CDS encoding disulfide bond formation protein DsbD — MKSNPFNKIGWLLVLVMGVSWIVVGYSSWFLLLTPMVYISFSIHDGSIKKWKKIKQLSIRQIMLLLFSFVLAVSLVYGLFQLASYIINDVLHLIGGIKTFSVILAIILSLYPVKIAFSSLVYKVTSGLSARSH, encoded by the coding sequence GTGAAAAGTAATCCATTTAACAAAATTGGTTGGCTTCTGGTCTTGGTCATGGGGGTTTCGTGGATCGTGGTTGGTTATTCAAGCTGGTTCTTATTATTAACCCCGATGGTCTACATATCTTTTTCCATTCACGACGGCAGCATAAAGAAATGGAAAAAGATCAAACAACTGTCCATACGACAAATAATGCTTCTATTGTTTTCATTTGTGTTGGCCGTCAGCCTAGTCTATGGCCTTTTTCAATTAGCTAGTTACATAATCAATGATGTATTGCATTTAATAGGTGGAATCAAGACCTTCAGTGTGATTTTGGCGATCATTCTTTCCTTATATCCTGTCAAGATTGCGTTTAGCAGCCTTGTTTATAAAGTAACAAGCGGATTGAGTGCGAGGAGTCATTAG
- a CDS encoding leucine-rich repeat domain-containing protein: protein MLKKGSILYLVLLGIILTSCTNNEATKEAGHSQVSSIVKQELEEKLNKDFEDITKNDLKEIKSLELNASKEVAEPLDISGISELTNLENLSVNFPIKSEDKDLLSKLSNLKRLNIENVNIENTLDISNLVQLEHLDLINCSVNDLSFLQELTNLRSLLLDQNSINDLSPIRDLTELSALYLRSNNITSIEPLSNLTNLKYLNIESNHIENLRPLLDMNELESLYANNNPITDLSPLTDKSVRLLSIKGTKVSDTKTITTLKKLSSVDIRDTNITKIEKLKVLPELRLVILNKEKISDWEALTEGNEEIQVVEMANSL from the coding sequence GTGCTAAAAAAAGGATCTATCTTGTACCTTGTATTATTAGGTATTATCTTGACGAGTTGCACAAACAATGAAGCAACGAAAGAGGCTGGTCATTCTCAAGTATCGAGTATTGTTAAACAAGAATTAGAAGAAAAGTTAAATAAAGATTTTGAAGACATAACCAAGAATGACTTAAAAGAAATAAAAAGCCTAGAATTAAATGCCAGTAAAGAGGTCGCTGAACCATTAGACATTTCCGGTATCTCAGAACTTACAAATCTAGAAAATCTATCTGTTAACTTTCCGATAAAGTCAGAAGACAAAGATCTACTTAGTAAATTATCAAACCTAAAACGTCTCAATATAGAGAATGTGAATATCGAAAATACTCTTGATATTTCAAACTTGGTTCAATTGGAACACCTTGATCTAATTAATTGCTCTGTAAACGACCTTTCATTCTTACAAGAACTAACAAATTTAAGGAGTCTTCTTCTCGACCAGAACTCTATAAATGATTTATCACCTATTCGAGATCTAACAGAATTAAGTGCATTATACTTACGTTCAAATAACATTACTTCTATCGAACCTTTGTCCAACCTCACTAACCTGAAATACTTAAATATCGAGAGTAACCACATAGAAAACTTGAGACCTCTCTTGGATATGAATGAACTTGAAAGTTTATATGCAAATAATAACCCAATAACAGACCTATCTCCTCTAACTGATAAGTCAGTACGTCTGTTATCGATAAAAGGGACTAAAGTGTCAGACACCAAAACAATCACCACTCTAAAAAAGCTCAGTTCTGTTGATATAAGAGATACAAACATCACGAAAATTGAGAAATTGAAAGTTCTTCCTGAACTCCGGTTGGTAATCCTTAATAAAGAAAAGATAAGTGATTGGGAGGCACTAACTGAAGGTAACGAAGAAATACAGGTAGTAGAAATGGCTAATAGTCTTTAA
- a CDS encoding NUDIX hydrolase: protein MEIWDLYDKHRNKIGKQITRGAEMTSEEFHLVVHVCIFNSNGEMLIQQRQPFKHGWSNLWDVTCGGSAVAGDTSQQAASRELSEELGVHYNFEKIRPHFTINFERGFDDFYLIEYDLDLDELELQAEEVQAAKWASKEEILKLIEDKKFIPYYESMIAFLFEGRHHYGSIRI from the coding sequence ATGGAAATATGGGATTTATATGATAAACATCGGAATAAAATAGGGAAGCAAATAACTCGTGGAGCTGAAATGACATCAGAGGAGTTTCATTTAGTCGTACACGTATGTATATTTAATTCAAATGGTGAGATGCTCATTCAGCAGCGTCAGCCCTTTAAGCATGGATGGTCAAACCTTTGGGATGTTACTTGTGGTGGGAGCGCAGTTGCAGGCGATACTAGTCAGCAGGCTGCTTCAAGAGAGTTATCCGAGGAACTAGGGGTTCATTATAACTTTGAAAAGATACGGCCACACTTTACGATTAACTTTGAACGTGGCTTTGACGATTTTTATTTGATTGAGTATGACTTAGATCTGGATGAATTGGAGTTACAGGCTGAAGAGGTACAAGCAGCCAAATGGGCTTCTAAAGAGGAAATCTTAAAGCTGATCGAAGATAAAAAATTCATACCTTATTATGAGAGTATGATAGCGTTTCTTTTTGAGGGTCGACATCATTATGGCTCTATCCGGATTTAA
- a CDS encoding pyridoxamine 5'-phosphate oxidase family protein: MMKIIRDTGKSFDLENFLTKPLVAHLSTVVEDEPRDSPVWFYWKDNKIWIIGTASDTFPDRIKENPKCAIGIVDYNQHSGLFLHAGFRGTATVKPFDQIIANQLISRYLGVEIEEWDPRFKNLDDRNVLICFTPETVVVRDQSFCLS; the protein is encoded by the coding sequence ATGATGAAAATTATTAGAGATACAGGTAAAAGTTTTGATTTAGAAAATTTTCTTACAAAGCCTTTAGTAGCGCATTTATCAACAGTGGTGGAGGATGAACCGAGAGATTCACCAGTTTGGTTTTATTGGAAAGATAATAAAATTTGGATAATAGGTACAGCTTCAGATACATTCCCAGATCGAATAAAGGAAAATCCAAAATGTGCGATTGGAATAGTAGATTACAATCAGCACAGTGGCCTTTTTTTACATGCAGGATTTAGAGGTACAGCAACGGTAAAGCCTTTTGATCAGATCATAGCTAACCAGTTAATTTCTCGTTACTTAGGTGTTGAAATAGAAGAATGGGATCCACGTTTTAAAAACTTAGATGATCGTAATGTTTTAATATGCTTTACGCCTGAAACAGTCGTAGTTCGTGACCAATCATTTTGTCTTTCCTAA